A single window of Pseudanabaena sp. BC1403 DNA harbors:
- the menE gene encoding o-succinylbenzoate--CoA ligase, with protein MKFSNWLSQRAVQKKDAIALIFKSGINSESEHWTYSQLEADVNQWVDYLEALGIKAGDRIGLLLTNHPRYIMIVHALVKCEAIAVFLNIRLTTEELRWQIEDSQAKYLLCDELTKSTVNNLDKQIDHLIISEISSFSLLNFQLNGCKPCSESLNLENTQGIFYTSGTTGKPKAVPLTYNNHFHSAIASALNLGIEPNDNWLLCMPLFHVGGLAIAWRSVINGTAITLLPKFDEQEVLDAIAIEKVTIISLVPTMLRRLLAHPQWQNLQKLRAILLGGAPASSELIEQCRQLNLLISPTYGMTETASQITTLSPYEVATKRGSSGLPLFGNRLRIVDDNQQDLDVGAIGQILVQGASVMNGYLNQPENNTIQDGWLHTGDLGYLDREGYLYVVSRRSDLIISGGENIYPTEIEAILLEHPAIVEACIVGISDREWGEIVTAAIVTDIQLSLEEIRDFCEQKSLARYKLPKSIYIWESLPKTASGKLLRQEIRDRLESV; from the coding sequence ATGAAATTTTCCAACTGGCTGTCACAACGAGCGGTGCAAAAAAAGGATGCGATCGCACTGATATTTAAATCAGGTATTAATAGCGAATCAGAACATTGGACATACTCACAATTAGAAGCTGATGTTAATCAATGGGTAGATTATTTAGAAGCATTGGGAATCAAAGCAGGCGATCGCATTGGATTGTTACTTACCAATCATCCGCGATATATCATGATTGTTCATGCTTTAGTCAAGTGTGAAGCCATAGCAGTTTTTCTCAATATTCGCCTCACTACTGAAGAATTGCGTTGGCAGATAGAAGATAGTCAAGCTAAATATTTGCTTTGTGATGAGCTTACTAAATCAACTGTAAACAATCTGGATAAACAAATCGATCATTTAATCATTTCTGAAATATCTAGTTTTTCTCTGCTAAATTTTCAATTAAATGGCTGTAAACCTTGCAGCGAAAGTCTAAATCTGGAAAATACACAGGGTATTTTCTATACATCGGGAACAACAGGTAAGCCCAAGGCAGTTCCATTAACTTATAACAATCATTTCCATAGCGCGATCGCATCGGCTTTAAATTTAGGTATAGAGCCAAATGATAACTGGCTGCTCTGTATGCCATTGTTCCATGTCGGTGGATTAGCGATCGCGTGGCGAAGTGTGATTAATGGTACGGCAATTACGCTTTTGCCGAAGTTTGATGAACAGGAAGTTTTAGATGCGATCGCCATTGAGAAAGTGACAATCATTTCCCTAGTACCAACGATGCTGAGACGTTTGTTGGCACATCCCCAATGGCAAAATCTTCAGAAATTACGTGCGATTTTATTGGGCGGCGCACCAGCGAGTTCAGAACTAATTGAGCAATGTCGGCAGTTAAATTTACTGATAAGCCCGACCTATGGCATGACTGAAACTGCCTCACAAATAACTACACTTTCACCCTATGAAGTGGCTACTAAGAGAGGTTCATCGGGGTTGCCACTTTTTGGCAATCGACTGCGAATTGTCGATGATAATCAGCAAGATCTTGATGTTGGTGCGATCGGGCAAATTCTCGTTCAAGGTGCAAGTGTGATGAATGGTTATCTCAATCAACCTGAAAATAATACTATTCAAGATGGTTGGTTACATACAGGTGATTTAGGTTATCTCGATCGCGAAGGTTATCTCTATGTCGTCAGTCGTCGTTCTGATTTGATTATTAGTGGTGGTGAAAATATTTATCCGACGGAAATTGAGGCAATTTTACTAGAACATCCTGCGATCGTAGAGGCTTGCATTGTAGGCATAAGCGATCGCGAATGGGGCGAAATAGTTACTGCCGCAATCGTGACTGATATTCAATTGTCACTAGAAGAAATTAGGGATTTTTGCGAGCAAAAATCCTTGGCGCGATACAAATTACCCAAGTCTATCTATATTTGGGAATCTCTCCCCAAAACTGCTTCTGGCAAATTGTTGCGTCAAGAAATCCGCGATCGCCTAGAGTCCGTATAA
- a CDS encoding cytochrome P450, with translation MNQDSENSNSQSMNLPPGELGLPILGQTLQFLFDRKFAEKQYAKYGAISKTSLLGRPTVFMIGSEAAEFVLSSHMEYFSWKEGWPDNFKMLLGESLFLQDGEEHRRNRRLMMPAFHGQALTGYFSTMEEITQRYLAKWTQKGEFNWFDEFKKLTFEIASQLLIGANAGDDVERLSKLFTTLTNGLFAIAPFDLPFTTLGKALKARDLLLQHLTQVVQERQQNPTNDVLSMLVQAQDEDGGRFSLEELKAQAMLMLFAGHETTTSMLTWFCLELGRHPQVLERARQEQKLLAETGKLSLEQIGQMPYLDQIFQEIERLRPPVGGGFRGVVKPFEFNGYHVPKGWLALYSIMITHKQTDIYPNPDKFDPDRFSSDRQEHKQKPFSLIGFGGGARICIGIAFAKLEMKIIAAHLLRNYQWEILPSQNLEPFPIPTLRPKDGLRVKFQPLT, from the coding sequence ATGAATCAAGATTCTGAAAACTCTAATTCGCAATCGATGAATCTTCCGCCTGGGGAGTTGGGATTACCGATCCTTGGACAAACCTTGCAGTTTCTCTTCGATCGCAAATTTGCGGAGAAACAATATGCCAAGTACGGAGCAATCTCCAAAACTAGCTTGCTTGGTAGACCGACAGTATTTATGATTGGCTCTGAAGCTGCGGAATTTGTGCTGTCTAGTCATATGGAATACTTCTCGTGGAAAGAGGGCTGGCCAGATAATTTCAAGATGCTGCTAGGAGAATCGCTATTCTTGCAAGACGGTGAAGAACATCGCCGCAATCGCCGACTGATGATGCCCGCCTTTCATGGACAGGCTTTAACTGGCTATTTCTCGACGATGGAAGAAATCACACAGCGATATTTGGCTAAATGGACACAAAAGGGGGAGTTTAATTGGTTTGATGAATTCAAAAAACTGACCTTTGAGATTGCTAGTCAACTTTTGATTGGAGCAAATGCTGGTGATGATGTAGAGAGATTGAGTAAATTATTTACGACCTTAACCAATGGTCTATTTGCGATCGCGCCCTTTGACTTGCCTTTTACCACCTTGGGTAAAGCGCTTAAAGCACGCGATCTTCTATTACAACATCTCACTCAAGTTGTGCAGGAACGTCAACAAAATCCCACTAATGACGTGCTGAGTATGTTGGTTCAGGCGCAAGATGAGGATGGTGGTCGCTTTAGTCTGGAAGAATTGAAGGCACAAGCGATGCTGATGTTATTTGCTGGACATGAAACCACCACATCGATGTTAACTTGGTTTTGTTTAGAATTAGGTCGTCATCCCCAAGTTTTGGAACGTGCTCGACAAGAGCAAAAGTTACTAGCGGAAACAGGTAAGTTAAGTCTAGAACAAATCGGACAAATGCCTTATCTCGATCAAATTTTTCAAGAGATTGAGCGCCTACGTCCGCCTGTTGGTGGCGGATTTCGGGGAGTGGTTAAGCCTTTCGAGTTTAATGGCTACCATGTTCCTAAAGGTTGGCTAGCTCTCTATTCAATTATGATTACCCATAAACAAACAGATATCTATCCCAATCCTGATAAGTTTGATCCTGATCGCTTTAGTAGCGATCGCCAAGAACATAAACAGAAACCCTTTAGTCTGATTGGGTTTGGCGGAGGGGCAAGGATTTGTATTGGGATTGCATTTGCCAAACTAGAAATGAAAATTATTGCTGCGCATCTATTACGCAATTATCAATGGGAAATTTTACCTTCCCAAAATCTAGAGCCGTTCCCAATTCCCACTCTTCGACCAAAGGATGGGCTAAGAGTAAAGTTTCAACCCTTAACATAA
- the gyrA gene encoding DNA gyrase subunit A, giving the protein MTDILEDRIIPTDLRGEMSRSYLEYAMSVIVGRALPDARDGLKPVHRRILFAMHELGMTADRPFRKCARVVGDVIGKYHPHGDTAVYEALVRMAQDFSMRDRMVDGHGNFGSVDNDPAAAMRYTECRLTRISQFGLIQDIDRDTVNFGDNYDGSQQEPLVLPARIPQLLLNGSSGIAVGMATNIPPHNLGELVDGLVALIADPMLTDLELMQYIPGPDFPTGALILGTDGARETYTTGRGSVTMRAVASFETISASGRQDREAIIITEMPYQTNKAALIERIAEMVNEKKIDGISDIRDESDRDGMRLVIELKRDAYPKVVLNNLYKSTPLQSNFSCNMLALVDGEPITLTLRNALQVFLDFRYEVITRRTQYELRKAEERDHLLQGLLIALNHLDAVIALIRGADDSSSAKLGLIESYGLSEAQADAILAMQLRRLTAQDADKIHDEHDQLVAKIADLQHILANRDRILTITREELEAIKLEFTTPRRSRILPNEGDIDTADLIANRETIVMVTEQGYVKRMPVDTFTAQHRATRGKASANVKDDDAIAHFFACRSHDKVLFFTDRGKVYGVKAYEVPESGRAARGTAVVQLLPIAADEKITTVLPISEFCEDEYLVMLTAGGYIKKTKLPAFANIRSNGLIAIALEEGDLLRWVRRAKADNTIIVGSRQGMSIRFRTDHEQLRPMGRDTRGVRSMRLTGDDLIVSMDIIPAGLAEIEAEDSEEEIDITVTATETVSEDENLETEAETGNEKAQGPWVLVVTRGGYGKRVPVNQFRIQKRAGKGLRVTKFKSGQDQLASLCLVDEQNELMIVTSRGIVMRQSTDAIACQSRTARGVRLQRLDASDAIVGATLVPPALEEELEEVEIQSGDVAVTAVEIIVETTEAEESEAEELDGDTEV; this is encoded by the coding sequence ATGACTGATATCTTAGAAGATCGGATTATTCCAACAGATCTGCGTGGCGAAATGTCGCGATCATATCTGGAATATGCCATGAGCGTGATCGTCGGTCGCGCCTTGCCCGATGCCCGTGATGGACTCAAACCTGTACATCGCCGCATTCTCTTCGCGATGCACGAGCTGGGCATGACCGCCGATCGCCCGTTTCGGAAATGCGCCCGTGTGGTCGGTGACGTAATTGGTAAATATCACCCCCACGGTGACACCGCCGTGTATGAAGCACTGGTGCGGATGGCGCAGGACTTTTCGATGCGCGATCGCATGGTCGATGGACATGGTAACTTTGGCTCGGTCGATAACGATCCCGCCGCCGCAATGCGATATACCGAATGTCGGCTGACCCGCATCTCTCAATTCGGGTTAATTCAGGATATCGATCGCGATACGGTTAACTTTGGTGATAACTATGATGGCTCACAGCAAGAGCCTTTGGTATTACCCGCTCGGATTCCTCAATTATTGCTGAATGGCTCTTCAGGCATTGCCGTGGGGATGGCGACAAATATTCCGCCGCACAATTTGGGCGAGTTGGTCGATGGCTTAGTCGCTCTGATTGCTGATCCAATGCTGACGGATTTGGAATTGATGCAATATATTCCAGGCCCTGACTTCCCCACAGGCGCGTTGATTTTAGGAACTGATGGTGCTCGTGAAACCTATACGACTGGGCGCGGCTCCGTGACTATGCGAGCAGTGGCTAGCTTTGAGACAATTTCGGCTTCTGGACGACAAGATCGTGAGGCAATTATTATCACGGAAATGCCTTACCAAACCAATAAGGCGGCGCTGATCGAACGTATCGCGGAAATGGTCAATGAGAAGAAAATTGATGGCATTTCTGATATTCGCGATGAAAGCGATCGCGATGGTATGCGTTTAGTAATCGAGCTGAAGCGCGATGCCTATCCAAAAGTGGTATTAAATAATCTCTACAAATCTACCCCTCTGCAATCGAACTTCAGTTGCAATATGTTGGCATTGGTAGATGGCGAACCAATTACTCTAACGCTTCGCAACGCTCTGCAAGTATTCCTCGATTTCCGTTATGAAGTAATTACGCGCCGTACACAGTATGAACTGCGTAAAGCCGAAGAACGCGATCATTTATTGCAAGGTCTATTAATTGCGCTCAACCATCTGGATGCAGTAATTGCCCTGATTCGTGGAGCTGATGACAGTAGTTCTGCGAAGTTGGGATTGATAGAAAGTTATGGACTTTCAGAAGCTCAAGCTGACGCAATTCTGGCGATGCAGTTGCGTCGCTTGACAGCTCAAGATGCCGATAAGATTCATGACGAGCATGATCAATTAGTCGCTAAAATTGCCGATCTGCAACATATTCTTGCCAATCGCGATCGCATTCTCACGATTACCCGTGAAGAATTAGAAGCAATCAAACTCGAATTTACGACACCTCGCCGCTCACGCATTTTGCCCAATGAAGGCGATATCGATACTGCCGACTTGATTGCCAATCGCGAAACAATCGTGATGGTGACGGAGCAAGGCTATGTGAAACGGATGCCTGTGGATACTTTCACGGCTCAACATCGTGCCACACGCGGTAAAGCTAGCGCCAACGTCAAGGATGATGATGCGATCGCGCATTTCTTTGCATGTCGTAGTCATGACAAAGTTCTATTCTTTACAGATCGCGGTAAGGTCTATGGAGTAAAGGCTTACGAGGTTCCAGAATCTGGTCGTGCCGCCCGTGGTACTGCTGTCGTGCAGCTATTACCGATCGCTGCGGATGAAAAAATCACTACGGTTTTACCGATCAGCGAGTTTTGTGAAGATGAATATCTGGTCATGCTTACAGCTGGCGGCTATATCAAAAAAACCAAGCTTCCTGCCTTCGCGAATATTCGCTCCAATGGTTTAATTGCGATCGCTCTTGAAGAAGGTGATTTACTGCGCTGGGTCAGACGTGCCAAAGCCGATAATACAATTATCGTTGGCTCGCGCCAAGGGATGTCGATCCGCTTCCGTACTGATCATGAGCAATTACGTCCGATGGGACGTGATACTCGCGGCGTGCGATCGATGCGACTTACAGGCGATGACTTGATCGTGAGTATGGATATTATTCCTGCGGGTCTTGCAGAAATCGAAGCTGAAGATTCTGAGGAAGAAATTGATATCACTGTAACTGCTACTGAAACAGTCAGTGAAGATGAAAATCTGGAAACTGAGGCTGAAACTGGAAACGAAAAAGCCCAAGGGCCTTGGGTACTAGTCGTAACTAGAGGTGGCTATGGTAAGCGTGTTCCTGTCAATCAATTCCGTATTCAAAAACGAGCTGGTAAAGGTTTGCGTGTCACCAAATTCAAGTCTGGACAAGATCAACTGGCTTCACTCTGTTTAGTTGATGAACAGAACGAACTAATGATCGTCACCAGTCGCGGTATCGTCATGCGTCAATCTACCGATGCGATCGCTTGTCAGTCTCGTACGGCAAGAGGTGTGCGTCTACAAAGATTGGATGCATCCGATGCGATCGTTGGTGCAACTCTAGTTCCTCCTGCTTTGGAAGAGGAACTAGAAGAAGTGGAAATCCAAAGTGGTGATGTAGCGGTAACTGCTGTTGAAATTATTGTCGAAACAACAGAAGCCGAAGAGTCAGAAGCCGAAGAATTAGACGGAGATACTGAAGTCTAA
- a CDS encoding AAA family ATPase — MNLFENHRQQITASEAPLADRLRPRHLDEFIGQEHILGQGRLLRRAIQADRLSSLIFYGPPGTGKTTLARIIANTTNAHFIAINAVLAGVKEIREAIETAQTQRGYHNQRTILFVDEVHRFNKSQQDALLPWVENGTIILIGATTENPFFEVNKALVSRSRLFQLKPLTEADLRRVLEQAISDRQRGYGNLNIKIAEEAIAHLANVANGDARSLLNALELAVETTEPNEDGAISITLDVAEESIQQRAVLYDKEGDAHFDTISAFIKSVRGSDPDAALYWLAKMVYAGEDPRFILRRLLILASEDIGLADPQAVVVVNACAEAFDRIGLPEGRYHLAQATLYLANAPKSNSLMGFFDAIAAVEQERQSDVPNPLKDSNRDKKGFGHGAGYLYPHAYRDHWIEQQYLPSSLQGQVFYQPSDQGAEAAIKLQVERRREAQLAAMVSGVVIELPEILTFSPTDNKSDRWLQRTIGQAGERLATIRDLLFSKLSIQRHHVVLNLNAATGLLTWEALRSVPEGGVYALTYQESEAIALQEQAASLPELLRPIVMHGSLIKIPDAIASMRFEAIVGYNALMREPDKLACVQKLANLLQPHGKIALYESIPKHTQRIYRLIDLPDEFGDRWILAEEEIYNNPDDPMTNWDIDDLRSAFEKVGLTVEIEVERITTPMQISTALLNRWFSKSQAKPSYASHLAKLLTDDEIAIAQQLLTNKLLNKTVDWTSSAAMIINYYVA, encoded by the coding sequence ATGAACCTATTCGAGAACCATCGCCAACAAATCACCGCATCAGAAGCGCCCCTCGCCGATCGCTTACGTCCGCGCCACCTCGATGAATTCATCGGACAAGAACATATTCTTGGACAAGGAAGACTACTTCGCCGCGCCATTCAAGCCGATCGCCTATCATCACTCATCTTTTATGGCCCCCCTGGAACAGGCAAAACCACCCTAGCGCGGATTATCGCTAACACCACCAACGCCCACTTCATCGCCATCAATGCCGTCCTCGCAGGTGTAAAAGAAATTCGTGAAGCAATTGAAACCGCCCAAACCCAACGCGGCTATCACAATCAACGCACGATCCTGTTTGTCGATGAAGTCCATCGCTTCAACAAATCCCAACAGGACGCATTACTGCCTTGGGTAGAAAATGGCACGATCATTCTCATTGGTGCAACTACTGAAAATCCTTTCTTTGAAGTGAATAAGGCATTAGTCAGCCGATCGCGATTATTCCAATTAAAGCCATTAACCGAAGCGGATTTGCGGCGAGTATTAGAACAAGCAATTAGCGATCGCCAAAGAGGTTATGGCAATCTCAATATAAAAATTGCCGAAGAAGCGATCGCTCATTTAGCCAATGTCGCCAACGGTGACGCGAGGTCATTGCTGAATGCATTGGAACTAGCCGTAGAAACAACAGAACCAAATGAAGATGGCGCGATCTCCATTACTTTAGACGTAGCCGAAGAATCGATTCAACAAAGAGCAGTTCTCTACGACAAGGAAGGCGACGCTCACTTTGATACGATTAGCGCTTTCATCAAGAGCGTGCGTGGTTCCGACCCTGACGCTGCCCTCTATTGGCTAGCCAAAATGGTCTATGCAGGTGAAGATCCCCGTTTTATTTTGCGCCGATTACTGATTTTAGCGAGCGAAGATATCGGACTTGCCGACCCGCAAGCAGTAGTAGTCGTGAATGCTTGTGCTGAAGCCTTTGACCGCATTGGTTTACCCGAAGGTCGCTATCATTTAGCCCAAGCCACCCTCTATCTTGCCAATGCTCCCAAATCAAACAGTCTCATGGGCTTCTTCGATGCGATCGCTGCCGTAGAGCAGGAACGTCAATCCGATGTTCCCAATCCTCTCAAAGATAGCAATCGCGATAAAAAAGGATTCGGTCACGGTGCAGGCTATCTCTATCCCCACGCCTATCGCGATCATTGGATCGAGCAGCAATATTTACCCAGCAGTCTGCAAGGACAGGTCTTCTATCAACCATCAGATCAAGGTGCAGAAGCCGCAATTAAATTACAAGTGGAACGTCGGCGCGAAGCTCAATTGGCAGCAATGGTAAGTGGTGTAGTCATAGAATTACCTGAAATCCTTACCTTTAGTCCCACTGATAACAAAAGTGATCGCTGGTTACAACGCACCATCGGACAGGCGGGTGAGCGATTAGCAACAATACGAGATCTCCTATTCTCCAAATTATCGATACAACGTCATCATGTGGTTCTCAACTTAAATGCCGCCACAGGCTTATTAACATGGGAAGCATTGCGATCGGTTCCAGAAGGCGGAGTCTATGCACTGACTTATCAAGAATCTGAAGCGATCGCTTTGCAAGAACAAGCAGCAAGTTTACCCGAACTTTTGCGCCCAATTGTCATGCATGGTTCCTTGATAAAGATTCCTGATGCGATCGCTTCTATGCGTTTTGAAGCGATTGTTGGCTATAACGCTTTAATGCGGGAACCTGACAAATTAGCCTGTGTTCAGAAATTAGCAAATCTCTTGCAACCTCATGGCAAAATTGCTCTCTATGAATCAATACCCAAACACACACAGCGCATTTATCGATTGATCGATTTACCAGATGAATTTGGCGATCGCTGGATACTTGCAGAGGAAGAAATCTATAACAATCCTGATGACCCGATGACAAATTGGGATATTGATGATTTGCGATCGGCTTTTGAGAAAGTAGGTTTAACTGTTGAAATAGAAGTAGAACGCATTACTACGCCCATGCAAATTTCTACAGCTCTATTAAACCGTTGGTTTAGCAAGTCTCAGGCAAAGCCATCCTATGCCAGTCATCTAGCCAAGTTGCTCACCGATGATGAGATAGCGATCGCTCAACAATTACTGACCAATAAGCTATTGAATAAAACAGTAGATTGGACAAGTTCAGCAGCAATGATTATTAATTATTATGTTGCTTAA
- the ruvA gene encoding Holliday junction branch migration protein RuvA, whose product MIGFLRGAIAACKAADSSRKNTPSYWLTLDVQGVGYDIQVTASTANKLPLVGEETQIFTHLIVREDQMTLFGFATLAERELFRQLISVSGIGTQVGLALLNSLGIQDLVKAIVSGNTRVLSLTPGVGTKTAERLALELKTKLADWRLAQVGVTSSVGSVVSVAVQEEVEMTLLALGYTPTEISNALNAIASLPILAKTQDIEAWIKEAIAWLSR is encoded by the coding sequence ATGATTGGTTTCCTGCGTGGTGCGATCGCTGCTTGCAAAGCTGCCGACAGTTCTCGAAAAAATACACCTTCCTATTGGCTCACCCTCGATGTACAGGGTGTTGGTTACGATATTCAAGTTACGGCTAGCACTGCAAATAAGTTGCCTCTAGTAGGGGAAGAGACGCAAATATTTACGCATCTGATCGTTCGTGAAGATCAAATGACCTTGTTTGGTTTTGCCACTCTAGCTGAACGTGAGTTGTTTCGCCAATTAATCAGCGTTTCAGGAATTGGGACTCAGGTTGGTTTAGCGCTGCTCAATAGTCTGGGTATTCAAGATTTAGTTAAAGCGATCGTTTCAGGTAATACGCGGGTGCTGAGCTTAACTCCAGGGGTCGGCACGAAAACAGCGGAAAGGTTGGCTCTAGAACTAAAGACAAAACTAGCGGATTGGCGCTTGGCTCAAGTTGGTGTAACTAGCTCTGTTGGTAGCGTGGTTAGTGTGGCTGTACAAGAAGAGGTCGAGATGACTTTGTTAGCTCTAGGTTATACGCCAACTGAAATTAGTAATGCCCTGAATGCGATCGCCAGTTTACCGATACTTGCTAAAACTCAAGATATCGAAGCTTGGATTAAAGAGGCGATCGCATGGCTATCTCGTTAA
- a CDS encoding NAD(+) kinase, with translation MKISKAIIAYKSGSQIGKIWAERCSNELEALGVKVLIGPTGATDNPYPVFLESMHQQIDLAVVLGGDGATLGAARYLAKLEVPILAINVGGHLGFLTHSIEECENTVEIWERLLSDRFAIERRMMLEAKVVTVDEGLGTRLGQPCGPFLCLNEMCVKPASPDRMVTAALELEIDGEVVDQYHGDGLIVATPTGSTSYTVAANGPIVHSGMHAIAITPICPLSLSSRAIVIPPKLTVSIWPLSTDDFSLKLWTDGVMATSIFPGQRVDIQMSECQAQFIVLREEYSYYQALRQKLLWTGARVRYPNQYRN, from the coding sequence GTGAAGATTAGTAAAGCAATCATTGCCTATAAGTCGGGTAGTCAAATTGGCAAAATATGGGCTGAGCGATGTAGTAATGAGTTAGAAGCACTCGGAGTCAAGGTCTTAATTGGTCCAACAGGAGCAACAGATAACCCTTATCCCGTATTTCTCGAATCGATGCATCAACAAATTGATCTTGCTGTTGTATTAGGCGGGGATGGAGCAACCTTGGGCGCGGCTAGATATCTGGCAAAACTTGAGGTTCCGATTTTGGCAATTAATGTCGGTGGACATTTAGGATTTCTCACTCACTCAATTGAGGAATGTGAAAATACTGTCGAAATCTGGGAACGCCTCTTGTCCGATCGCTTTGCGATCGAGCGACGCATGATGCTAGAGGCAAAAGTAGTTACGGTTGATGAAGGCTTAGGGACGAGGCTCGGTCAACCCTGTGGCCCATTTTTATGTCTCAATGAGATGTGCGTCAAACCAGCTTCGCCCGATCGCATGGTCACTGCGGCTCTAGAACTAGAAATTGATGGCGAGGTGGTCGATCAATATCACGGTGATGGGCTAATTGTGGCGACACCGACAGGCTCGACTTCATACACTGTGGCGGCAAATGGGCCAATTGTGCATTCGGGAATGCACGCGATCGCGATTACGCCGATTTGTCCGTTGAGTTTATCGAGTCGAGCGATCGTGATTCCACCCAAATTAACGGTCAGTATTTGGCCGCTTTCGACTGATGACTTTAGTCTAAAGCTATGGACAGATGGAGTCATGGCTACGTCAATTTTCCCTGGGCAGAGAGTTGACATCCAGATGTCAGAGTGTCAAGCACAATTTATTGTCTTGCGAGAAGAATATTCTTATTATCAAGCGTTACGCCAAAAGCTTCTATGGACAGGCGCAAGAGTTCGCTATCCCAATCAATATAGAAACTAA
- a CDS encoding DUF3177 family protein, translating into MDATLIRQLVWLDYRLALLFIVLIPFGLLIWALRSGNEAIKRSLLLYWRVASLVLITIYLAIGSLGISYISGIVAAVLIVLALWFWQDLNEDIEASRKSLKPIYLGWRWATTVYCSLSVIFRLIFANCAFMNAEQLSDICKIWFEPPLSFSAIFHNGIPFENLAFVGAVGGIVYMLYFFSFLAFSLPKTGRIAFRD; encoded by the coding sequence ATGGATGCAACCCTTATTCGTCAACTTGTATGGCTAGACTATCGATTAGCTCTGCTGTTTATTGTTTTAATACCCTTCGGCCTATTAATCTGGGCTTTGCGGAGTGGCAATGAAGCAATCAAGCGATCGCTACTTTTGTATTGGCGCGTTGCTAGTCTGGTATTGATTACTATTTATTTAGCGATCGGTAGTTTAGGTATATCTTATATATCGGGCATTGTAGCTGCGGTTTTAATCGTGCTTGCGCTCTGGTTTTGGCAAGATTTAAATGAAGATATTGAAGCTTCGCGCAAGAGCCTTAAGCCAATTTATTTAGGATGGCGTTGGGCTACGACGGTTTATTGCTCACTAAGCGTGATATTTCGGTTAATATTCGCTAATTGTGCCTTTATGAATGCTGAGCAACTGAGTGACATTTGCAAAATTTGGTTTGAGCCACCGCTAAGCTTTAGCGCCATATTTCATAATGGTATCCCTTTCGAGAACTTAGCCTTTGTTGGTGCAGTAGGGGGAATTGTTTATATGTTGTATTTCTTCTCTTTCCTTGCTTTTAGCCTACCGAAAACTGGTCGAATCGCATTTCGTGACTAA
- a CDS encoding FHA domain-containing protein: MSELTLAWVEAGITKSYHIGLTMARIGRDPARCDLVLTHPTISGLHVVIYFDSQKQSFWIRNMRESNPPMIDGQSLSKGERELKVNMAIALGQQILQITKIDIDVPISPQRNPDHVYGLQCPNLKCAKVSPYERITLVCPWCGTSLAGAASSILPSKR; this comes from the coding sequence ATGTCAGAACTAACATTGGCTTGGGTAGAAGCAGGAATTACCAAAAGTTATCATATCGGTCTGACAATGGCACGAATTGGGCGCGATCCTGCAAGGTGTGATTTAGTTTTGACTCATCCCACAATATCGGGGTTGCATGTGGTGATTTATTTCGATTCACAGAAACAGAGCTTTTGGATTAGAAATATGCGTGAGTCTAATCCGCCAATGATTGATGGTCAAAGTTTATCGAAGGGAGAACGCGAATTGAAGGTGAATATGGCGATCGCGTTAGGTCAACAAATATTACAAATCACCAAAATTGATATTGATGTACCCATTTCTCCCCAGAGAAATCCTGATCATGTTTATGGATTGCAATGCCCCAATTTAAAATGTGCAAAAGTTTCGCCTTACGAACGAATTACATTAGTATGTCCTTGGTGTGGCACTTCACTAGCTGGAGCTGCTAGCAGTATTTTACCGTCTAAAAGATGA